The window CGGAGACAATCGTCTTGGGGGATGGCATTCATATCGAGCTTCAAAGACTGCACTTAACCAATGTATAGTTTCTTCCTTGTGGCCTTTTCTGATTATATGCATATTCCTTTCCCATCCACCTTGCATATATTACTTTTCTGCATGATAACATGCATCCATGCTCTTCAATCGAGCAAAACGAGTCATCTACAATACCGACACACATACACATTCATTGCAGACATTCGAAATCATATTCaacaaatattgttaaaaccatattatatattttttaaacttgttAGTTATTTGTATGCATAAACGACACAGGAACTAAACATCATGCATTTCGACGTCGTATAGTTATATAAAATCTATTCCCTTTTTGCTTTCACAGTGACAAAAAACGTATCGGTTGAATTCGCAAGGAAGAAAGATCCAATCATATGCATATTATTGCATCCAGGCACAGTGGACACAGACCTGTCTAGGCCATTTCAGAGAAATGTTCCTGAAGGCAAACTTTTTACCAAAGATTTTTCAGTCCAAAAGCTTATGACAATCATCAACAATGCAAAGAGCCAAGACAATGGAAAGTTTTTTGCTTGGGATGGTCAGGAAATTCCTTGGTAACATGAACTTCTCTCTAGTTTTACATTTGTCATAAATTTCTGGTGGTCTAATCTGCTGCTATGATTGCATGATTATGTAACACGTTTAACAAATACGAAGTGACTTGAATATCGAAAACGAGGCAAGAACCACTTGAATAGATTTCAGAGTTCTTTGTAGTTATTGACAACATAAACATACCTTCTTAATTTCTTGATAGAATCCTCTTGTGCCTAATTTTCTCAGTTTCCTGCATCTTTTGATTACTTGATAATCTAGTTACAGTGTCATATATGTATTTCAAATTTGGCTGATGTCCATGTGATTGATCTGTACACATCAATGCCAGGTTCATTGCTGTCTTTGCTTGATCCACCATGCTTTCTCTCTGTAGTTCTATACATTCATTGATCACTGTCTGCAAATTCTTGGAAATCTGTGCTTTTATGTTTCTAATGAAACTAGATTCATCTCGCTTGATCTCGTCCCGTAGCTGCCTATTCACTATCATTTCGAACCAGAACACGCCGAACTTGTAGATATCTGATACGTCAATTATCATGTTAGTTTTCTTAGTTGCATTAATGCTAGATTTCATGAAAAACATATTTAGATAATTGTTTAGTTATTGTGAATAGTGATTTCGGGAGTTCGGTACTATTAATCTTTCCGAATGATTCGATCGTAGTATTTAAAACCATGTGTAGAGTTTCGTTTAGATTGACTTACTTCTTGAGCTGCAATTTTGACGACCCAATTTGAACCTTGAAATCAATGGCACTAGCTTTCTGGACAACAAGAGGCTGTCTGTCCTGAGATCATAATCAACAGCAGGCCATTGTTCCTGCAAATAAAGCATACCTTCTAACACTCCTTTGGCTACTTTCAGTCTCGGTTTCCATGGTGGACGCGACCTCGACAGCCACATGTCGACACTCTCTCCCTCCGATGCCTCGATCACGAGGGCTCTCATTCGTCGGTTGTGACACCAACCGAGCACCTTCACCAAGTTTTTATGGGATAATTGGGTAAAGATCTTGCATTCTTCAATAAACTCATTCCTACTCTCCCTTGAATTCCCACTCCTGTAAATTTCAATCCTCACTTCAGTCCCACCTCTTAGAACTCCACTGTAAATATCAACTCCCTCACACTTCACTATCAAATTCTTCTCCGAAAATCCGTCGGTTGCTGCCCCGAGCATCGCCGGCGTGAACTTGTGCTTCCTCCTTAACATCCTTGGTAAGAAATCAGGTCTGTGGAAGCAAAGCCACCCCAAGAACCACACTAACACAATCACAAGAATGGGAAACACAATCAACAGAATCACAACCTTCATTCTATACTTCCTATGATCCGGAAGAAGACCCGAACTTATAAAACTCGACGAATTAAACCGTTTAAAGAACAACTCTGAATCAGAGATCCTACTTTCAGAGAACTGATTGTAAGACAGATTTAGAGTAGTCAGGTTAGTAAGATCAGAGAAAATCCGAAACGGGACTTCGCCAACGAGATCATTTCGACTAAGATCAAGAGCCTCTATTTGTTTACATTCCAAAACGTCCATAGGGAAACTACCCTTCAAAGAATTGTTAGACAGATCAATGGAGAGGATACTCAGAGGACAGTACTTCCAAAAGAAGTGAAACGACAAATACAAAGGAGCAATATTGGGGCGACTACGAAGATCAATTTTCGGAAACGACTCGACACAATTGGGGTTGCGGGAATCGTTGCAAAGATGGCTAGCAACAATGGAGGACTTGAAGATTTCAATGAGATTCATTGGAGAAGTAGAGCAGTAACGAAGAGAAGGGTTCAAAAGACAGTTTTTGGAGATTGTAGAGTTGAAATCTGAAGGTGGGTGTAAGGTGTTAAGATCTTCAATGACAGAAGCAGAGAAAATAACAGAAGAACAAGCCGCCATTGTTGAGAGGAACAAGATGAAATTTGCAGACATGGCCGCCATTGATGATTCTGAGATATTAAGATTGAGTTTTTAGGAAGTTTGAGAAAAGACATGAAGAATTGTCTGATGTTTTTTTAACTGTTCTTTGTAGGTTTGACGGTTAGTGACGAAGTGGAAAGTGGAAGCCGCCATTTTCGGAGGCTATGGCTGTTATGTTGGAGAAAAATAGAGAACCGTTGagagtacaaaaaaaaaaaaaaaccatttttttcgTGGGATTTTGAATATCTTTGTCTAGATGTTTTGCTTTTGTCTTTGTGTTTGGTTTCCGAGAAAATTTTGCTGGCAGTCATTAAAaaggagatttttttttttctcgggAAAGTTTGATATTTTCTCGAGAAATAAAGCAAATGACATGGAAAAATGGGTGTTTGGTGTTATGAACCACaactccacaatagtatgatattgtccactttgagcgaAAACTCTCCTGGTTTTGCCTTTAGCTTCTtaaaaagacctcataccaatgaagacgaatttcttacttataaatccataatCATCcacttaattagccaacgtgggactccctacTAACcatcctcgaacaaagtacaccatagagcctcccctgaggcctatgtaaccctcgaacaacctcctcttaatcgaggctcgactcctttttctgcagccctcgaacaaagtacacaatttattcaacatttgaatcacttttgactacatcttCAAATCTCATAACTTCTAgatttgacatttgaggattctattgatggctaagttaagggctgattctgatatcatgttaggaaccacgacgcTCCACCA is drawn from Cucurbita pepo subsp. pepo cultivar mu-cu-16 chromosome LG09, ASM280686v2, whole genome shotgun sequence and contains these coding sequences:
- the LOC111801340 gene encoding LRR receptor kinase SERK2; the protein is MAAMSANFILFLSTMAACSSVIFSASVIEDLNTLHPPSDFNSTISKNCLLNPSLRYCSTSPMNLIEIFKSSIVASHLCNDSRNPNCVESFPKIDLRSRPNIAPLYLSFHFFWKYCPLSILSIDLSNNSLKGSFPMDVLECKQIEALDLSRNDLVGEVPFRIFSDLTNLTTLNLSYNQFSESRISDSELFFKRFNSSSFISSGLLPDHRKYRMKVVILLIVFPILVIVLVWFLGWLCFHRPDFLPRMLRRKHKFTPAMLGAATDGFSEKNLIVKCEGVDIYSGVLRGGTEVRIEIYRSGNSRESRNEFIEECKIFTQLSHKNLVKVLGWCHNRRMRALVIEASEGESVDMWLSRSRPPWKPRLKVAKGVLEGMLYLQEQWPAVDYDLRTDSLLLSRKLVPLISRFKLGRQNCSSRSKSI